A region from the Clavibacter sp. A6099 genome encodes:
- a CDS encoding peptide deformylase: MTERQIRLFGDPVLKTVSSEIHEIDEGVRALVEDLLDSVRPDGRAGVAAAQIGVNLRAFSYNVGPAFGYVLNPVIEELRGEAVLVDEGCLSVPGLWFPTMRHPEAVISGLDLDGKPVRIEGTGVLAQAFQHEVDHLDGLVYLDRLDKQRRREAMKQVRESDWF, encoded by the coding sequence ATGACTGAACGACAGATCCGCCTGTTCGGCGATCCGGTGCTGAAGACCGTCTCCTCGGAGATCCACGAGATCGACGAGGGCGTGCGCGCCCTGGTCGAGGACCTCCTCGACAGCGTCCGGCCCGACGGCCGCGCCGGGGTGGCCGCCGCGCAGATCGGCGTGAACCTCCGCGCCTTCAGCTACAACGTGGGGCCGGCCTTCGGGTACGTCCTCAACCCCGTGATCGAGGAGCTGCGCGGCGAGGCCGTCCTCGTCGACGAGGGCTGCCTCTCGGTGCCGGGCCTCTGGTTCCCCACCATGCGCCACCCCGAGGCCGTGATCTCCGGTCTCGACCTCGACGGGAAGCCCGTCCGCATCGAGGGCACGGGCGTGCTCGCGCAGGCGTTCCAGCACGAGGTCGACCACCTCGACGGCCTCGTCTACCTCGACCGCCTCGACAAGCAGCGCCGCCGCGAGGCCATGAAGCAGGTCCGCGAGTCCGACTGGTTCTGA